The segment CGCCGGAACCGGAGTGGACTTGACCGCCGGGCTGCTCGATGTGCGTGGTGAAGGTCTCGCTCACCGTTCGTCGTCCCCGGAGCTGCCCGTGTCACCGAAGCGATGCCGGATGTCGCCGCGGTGATCGCCCTCGATGTTGGTCATGCCGTCGCCCGAGTAGTGCCGGCCACCGGAGACATGGTGCGAGTTCTGATAGATGTTCCCGCGGCCCGAATGAACGGGACCGGCCGACCCGTTGATCACTGTGCTGTTCAGGTCTCCGGCGAAGTCCCGGCTCTGTACGGCCGTTCCGGAGACGGTGCCGGTCGAGTTGGACACGGAACCGGGATCGGGTGGCGCTGCCTCGGCGTGCTCGAGGTCGTACAGCTCGGGGACCATCTCGGCCACCAGGTCGCCCAGGCGCTTGAGGTCGGCTTCAGCGTTCTGCGTGTCCAGCCGTACGGACTGCAGTTCGGCCAGCCTGGCCAGTTCGTCCGGCAGCCGTTCCTTGCTGAGGCGTTCCGTCCGCCTGCCG is part of the Streptomyces asoensis genome and harbors:
- a CDS encoding toll/interleukin-1 receptor domain-containing protein, with amino-acid sequence MPDVFINYRTGDGNDIAALIDNELANRFGKDRAFRASHSIPPGSAYPDALLMGVRRSALVLVVIGPDWLNFQSRLHDAEDWVRKEIMEAFDCGVPVVPVLAGRRTERLSKERLPDELARLAELQSVRLDTQNAEADLKRLGDLVAEMVPELYDLEHAEAAPPDPGSVSNSTGTVSGTAVQSRDFAGDLNSTVINGSAGPVHSGRGNIYQNSHHVSGGRHYSGDGMTNIEGDHRGDIRHRFGDTGSSGDDER